From Rhododendron vialii isolate Sample 1 chromosome 10a, ASM3025357v1, the proteins below share one genomic window:
- the LOC131302775 gene encoding uncharacterized protein LOC131302775: MVSFSAKSVWEACRHRNSFQPWYSVVWSSQGMPRWSFIMWLAVLGILSTKDRLVNWGLVVPPLCSFCLTDTESHSYLFFDCQFSSLVWKQVLTRNGIARPIEPLAQELDWAVHHRKGKNLRDSLYKLSLAASIYTLWGKRNMRIFQGKSRNEGAIALDIFNSVRTKVIFSFGFGVLVIVWPFDALVVLVTRGMPL, translated from the exons ATGGTAAGTTTTTCAGCAAAGTCTGTTTGGGAGGCTTGTCGGCACAGGAATTCCTTTCAACCATGGTATTCTGTTGTGTGGTCTAGTCAGGGAATGCCTCGATGGAGCTTCATTATGTGGTTGGCTGTATTGGGAATACTGTCTACTAAGGATAGGTTGGTTAATTGGGGGCTGGTGGTTCCCCCTCtctgttctttttgtttgaCTGATACGGAATCGCATAGTTATCTCTTCTTTGACTGTCAATTTTCTTCTTTGGTCTGGAAGCAAGTCTTGACTAGGAATGGGATTGCTAGGCCTATTGAGCCATTAGCCCAGGAGTTGGATTGGGCAGTCCATCACAGGAAAGGGAAAAACTTACGTGACTCTTTGTATAAACTCTCTTTGGCCGCATCCATTTATACTCTTTGGGGCAAGCGCAACATGAGGATATTTCAAGGTAAATCCAGGAATGAAGGTGCGATTGCTCTGGATATTTTTAATTCTGTCCGAACTAAG GTCATTTTCAGTTTTGGCTTTGGGGTGTTGGTCATTGTTTGGCCCTTTGATGCATTGGTTGTATTGGTTACTAGGGGGATGCCCCTTTGA